One part of the Marispirochaeta sp. genome encodes these proteins:
- the murC gene encoding UDP-N-acetylmuramate--L-alanine ligase yields MIDFSSGPRVYCVGIKGTGMAALAEYCRHAGAHVEGSDVEEVFYTDAILKSLNIPVHAPFKRENLPSRIDHLFYSAAYDAKNNPELAEAEKRGLRCMSYPEALGLISRGQPTGAVAGVHGKTTTTAMAGTMAQAARLPVGVIAGSAVSNFDDRSCLFLGDRGLIAETCEYRRHFLNVSPRWLIVTSIEPDHLDYYFDYNDILSAFIEYALKLPRKGCLIYCADDPGAAELARKVQSMRDDLRLVPYGFSAQGNYRIRDYQVGDEYLAADVAGFAVPLILRIPGRHTVLNAVAAAALVICMGDDLGIQLDQEKLLKGCEAFRGSKRRSEILGAAGGVLFMDDYAHHPTAIKTTLRGLREFYPNRRIVVDFMSHTYSRTAALLEGFISAFGDADELILHDIYASAREHAGGITGEELFLRTAARHRSVRYYPEPAEAIEDLESFLAPGDLFVTMGAGNNWIVSHELYERRKGRTE; encoded by the coding sequence ATGATCGATTTCAGTTCCGGACCAAGGGTGTATTGTGTCGGTATTAAAGGTACCGGAATGGCTGCTTTGGCAGAGTACTGCCGCCACGCCGGAGCACATGTAGAAGGCTCCGATGTGGAGGAGGTCTTCTATACCGATGCGATCCTGAAGTCCCTGAATATTCCGGTCCACGCTCCTTTTAAAAGGGAGAACCTTCCTTCCCGGATTGATCACCTCTTTTATTCCGCCGCTTACGATGCGAAGAACAACCCGGAGCTGGCGGAGGCCGAAAAGCGGGGACTCCGGTGCATGAGCTATCCCGAAGCCCTGGGGCTGATCTCCCGGGGGCAACCCACCGGTGCTGTAGCGGGGGTACATGGTAAAACAACGACCACGGCCATGGCGGGAACCATGGCACAGGCTGCGAGGCTCCCGGTGGGTGTTATTGCAGGTTCGGCGGTTTCCAACTTTGACGATCGCTCCTGTCTTTTTCTTGGAGACCGGGGGCTTATTGCCGAGACCTGCGAGTACCGCCGTCACTTTTTGAATGTTTCCCCCCGCTGGCTTATCGTAACCAGTATCGAACCGGACCATCTGGATTATTACTTCGATTACAATGACATTCTCTCGGCTTTTATCGAGTATGCCCTGAAGCTTCCCCGGAAAGGGTGCCTGATCTACTGTGCTGATGACCCCGGAGCAGCCGAACTGGCCAGAAAAGTTCAATCCATGCGGGATGACCTGCGTCTTGTACCCTACGGTTTTTCTGCTCAGGGCAACTATCGTATACGGGATTACCAGGTTGGAGACGAATACCTTGCGGCGGATGTTGCCGGCTTTGCAGTGCCTCTCATTCTACGGATACCCGGCAGACATACGGTGCTGAATGCTGTTGCCGCCGCGGCCCTTGTTATCTGCATGGGAGATGATCTGGGCATACAACTGGATCAGGAAAAGCTTTTAAAGGGTTGTGAAGCTTTCCGGGGCAGTAAGCGGCGCAGCGAGATTCTGGGGGCGGCCGGAGGGGTTCTTTTTATGGATGACTATGCTCACCATCCCACAGCCATAAAAACGACCCTCCGGGGTCTGCGGGAGTTCTATCCCAACAGGCGCATTGTCGTAGATTTTATGTCCCACACCTATTCCCGGACCGCTGCGCTTTTAGAAGGATTTATTTCCGCCTTTGGAGATGCAGATGAACTCATACTCCACGATATCTACGCCTCCGCCAGAGAGCATGCAGGAGGAATAACCGGCGAGGAGTTATTTCTCAGGACCGCCGCGAGGCATCGGTCTGTACGGTATTATCCTGAGCCGGCGGAGGCTATTGAGGACCTGGAATCCTTTTTGGCCCCCGGCGATCTGTTTGTTACCATGGGCGCGGGAAATAACTGGATAGTAAGCCATGAACTCTATGAAAGACGAAAAGGAAGGACTGAATGA
- a CDS encoding YicC/YloC family endoribonuclease — translation MISMTGYGYCEEETEKLYLSVEVKSVNNRYLDIQINLPPFLSPLEPRLREFVNSRVRRGRVEVYIRLRELEEELKVHLDESVASEYAAILRQLARQTGITEPLRLEHLLGMDGILKSSRSRDLERYWESIQPILQRAFEDFSASRSREGASTKKDIFQHISVISDALSAVEVLKEDLERYFTETVRDKFLEVAGDEVEESRILTEIAALMVKYSINEELVRLRGHLESFTQIADSQDGVGKKLDFLAQEIHREINTIGSKSVQYDISTSVVAMKDALENVREQLRNVE, via the coding sequence ATGATCAGCATGACCGGCTACGGCTACTGCGAAGAAGAAACTGAAAAACTCTACCTGTCGGTAGAGGTAAAGTCAGTGAATAACCGTTACCTGGATATCCAGATTAATCTGCCGCCCTTCCTGAGTCCCCTGGAACCCCGTCTGCGGGAATTTGTAAACTCCCGGGTTCGACGGGGACGGGTAGAAGTCTATATCCGACTGCGGGAGCTGGAGGAGGAGCTGAAGGTCCATCTGGATGAGTCGGTGGCCTCGGAATACGCGGCCATTTTACGACAGCTCGCCAGGCAGACCGGAATCACCGAACCCCTGCGGCTGGAGCATCTGCTGGGAATGGATGGTATTCTCAAGAGCAGCCGCAGCCGTGACCTGGAGCGTTACTGGGAGTCAATTCAGCCCATTTTACAACGGGCATTTGAGGATTTTTCGGCCTCCCGCAGCAGGGAGGGGGCAAGCACGAAAAAGGATATTTTTCAGCATATTTCAGTTATTAGCGATGCCCTCTCTGCGGTCGAGGTCTTAAAGGAAGATCTTGAGCGCTATTTCACCGAAACGGTGAGGGATAAATTCCTGGAAGTTGCAGGCGACGAGGTAGAAGAGAGCAGAATCCTTACAGAAATAGCGGCTCTGATGGTAAAGTACTCCATTAACGAAGAGCTGGTGCGTCTGCGGGGTCATCTGGAGAGTTTTACACAGATTGCTGACTCACAGGACGGAGTTGGAAAAAAACTCGATTTTCTGGCTCAGGAGATCCATCGGGAGATCAATACCATCGGCTCCAAGAGTGTCCAGTATGATATCAGTACCAGTGTTGTCGCCATGAAAGACGCCCTTGAGAATGTACGGGAGCAGCTGAGAAATGTCGAATAG